In Streptomyces dangxiongensis, one DNA window encodes the following:
- a CDS encoding carbohydrate ABC transporter permease yields MASRTPTTSGRRWGSTLAGVLILCVMLFPLYWMLDTALQPASGLLQVDPVPSRPDLSGFSKALGDQGGHLLTSLAVSLGAVVLCLAVSAPAAYGLARFGLRGTRTIVFGTLITQMVPGIVIANALYDSYVELGLVNSYFGLMLADSSLGIPFSIVLMRSFMLSIPGEVVEAAQMDGAGPVRTFVRVVLPMSRNALITSGLFAFLFSWSDFMFALTLNTTDDVKPVTLGIYQYIGAHVGDWGSVMAASVLSAVPAAILLVLAQKYIAAGITGGSVK; encoded by the coding sequence ATGGCCTCCCGTACGCCCACGACTTCCGGTCGCCGCTGGGGTTCCACCCTCGCCGGTGTGCTCATCCTGTGCGTGATGCTCTTCCCGCTGTACTGGATGCTCGACACCGCTCTCCAGCCCGCGTCGGGACTGCTCCAGGTCGATCCGGTGCCGAGCCGCCCGGACCTGTCCGGCTTCTCCAAGGCCCTCGGTGACCAGGGCGGGCACCTGCTGACCTCCCTGGCCGTCTCGCTCGGCGCGGTCGTCCTCTGCCTGGCGGTCTCCGCGCCGGCGGCGTACGGACTGGCCCGGTTCGGGCTGCGGGGCACCCGGACGATCGTGTTCGGCACCCTGATCACCCAGATGGTCCCGGGCATCGTCATCGCCAACGCGCTGTACGACTCGTACGTCGAACTGGGCTTGGTCAACTCCTACTTCGGGCTGATGCTGGCGGACTCCTCGCTCGGCATCCCGTTCTCCATCGTGCTGATGCGGTCCTTCATGCTGTCGATCCCGGGGGAGGTCGTCGAGGCGGCGCAGATGGACGGTGCCGGGCCGGTGCGGACGTTCGTGCGGGTGGTGCTGCCGATGAGCCGCAACGCGCTCATCACCTCGGGCCTGTTCGCGTTCCTGTTCTCGTGGAGCGACTTCATGTTCGCCCTGACCCTGAACACCACCGACGACGTCAAGCCGGTCACGCTGGGCATCTACCAGTACATCGGCGCGCACGTCGGCGACTGGGGCTCGGTGATGGCCGCGTCCGTCCTGTCCGCGGTGCCGGCGGCGATCCTGCTCGTCCTCGCCCAGAAGTACATCGCCGCCGGCATCACCGGCGGTTCCGTCAAGTGA